One Rhodospirillales bacterium DNA window includes the following coding sequences:
- a CDS encoding DUF1192 domain-containing protein, with product MDEDLAPPQKPTGLVPRVFDTLSIEELTDYIVQLKAEIARTETAIGQKQNDRMSAETIFRK from the coding sequence ATGGATGAAGATTTAGCCCCCCCCCAAAAGCCGACAGGCTTGGTGCCCCGGGTATTTGACACGCTATCGATCGAAGAATTGACTGATTATATCGTGCAATTAAAGGCCGAAATTGCTCGGACCGAGACGGCCATTGGGCAAAAACAAAATGATCGGATGAGCGCGGAAACTATTTTTCGCAAATAA
- a CDS encoding DUF1013 domain-containing protein, protein MVLPLMPKATAVWLIENTALQFNQIAAFTGLHALEVQAIADEEVAVGIVGLDPIPNGQLTTEEIARCEKDPDTVLEMAIPKTPRPTPKTKGPRYTAVAKRQERPDAIAWLLRHYPELTDGQIGKLVGTTKSTINAVRDRTHWKGANLKPIDPVDIGICSYEILLEAVQVARKRVARAEERAAREARKVEREAAAAKATAEAAAAEPAGNSQSNDDTQDDANSQ, encoded by the coding sequence ATGGTTCTCCCACTCATGCCCAAAGCAACCGCCGTTTGGTTGATTGAAAACACAGCCCTGCAATTTAACCAGATTGCGGCCTTTACCGGCCTGCATGCGCTGGAAGTTCAGGCCATTGCCGATGAAGAGGTTGCCGTCGGCATTGTCGGCCTCGATCCCATCCCCAATGGGCAGCTGACGACGGAAGAAATCGCACGCTGCGAAAAAGACCCCGACACTGTTTTGGAAATGGCCATCCCAAAAACACCGCGCCCAACCCCAAAGACCAAGGGGCCGCGCTACACTGCTGTTGCCAAACGCCAGGAACGGCCCGATGCCATTGCCTGGCTGTTGCGCCACTATCCGGAACTGACAGACGGCCAGATTGGCAAGCTGGTTGGGACGACAAAAAGCACCATTAATGCCGTGCGCGACCGAACCCATTGGAAAGGGGCCAATCTTAAGCCCATTGACCCTGTGGATATTGGCATCTGTTCCTATGAAATTCTGCTTGAAGCCGTTCAGGTTGCCCGCAAGCGCGTCGCCCGTGCCGAAGAACGCGCCGCCCGGGAAGCGCGCAAGGTTGAAAGAGAAGCCGCCGCCGCCAAGGCCACAGCAGAAGCAGCGGCAGCAGAACCGGCGGGCAATAGTCAATCAAACGATGACACCCAGGACGACGCCAATAGCCAATAG
- a CDS encoding DUF465 domain-containing protein, translated as MVSENLITELKTDHAGLEKKINEELGHLYPNEEIVADLKRKKLKIKDELQRLVAA; from the coding sequence ATGGTTTCGGAAAATCTCATCACTGAGTTGAAAACCGATCACGCCGGGCTTGAGAAAAAAATCAATGAAGAGCTCGGGCATCTTTACCCAAACGAAGAGATCGTTGCTGATCTCAAACGCAAAAAATTAAAAATAAAAGACGAGTTGCAGCGGTTGGTCGCCGCTTGA
- a CDS encoding TIGR02444 family protein, translated as MEFPEHPFWDFALRVYRCDGVGQACLNIQSRHGIDVNIMLFCLWLGETGRGVLDDGEMKAVMSASEDWHEQVVKGLRAVRQGMKDSFHHVDESLRTALRADIQATEIDSEHLEQLILCNAISREAGGQKAGAGALEMDQRAKAAAKNFDTYLDARAIAFETATANDYADILLQAFPGLASENALKFSKILL; from the coding sequence ATGGAATTTCCCGAACATCCCTTTTGGGACTTTGCCCTCAGGGTCTATCGCTGCGATGGGGTGGGACAGGCGTGTTTGAATATCCAGTCTCGTCATGGCATCGACGTTAACATCATGCTGTTTTGCCTGTGGTTGGGCGAAACCGGCAGGGGGGTTCTGGATGATGGGGAAATGAAAGCGGTGATGTCGGCCAGTGAAGATTGGCATGAACAGGTGGTTAAGGGATTGCGTGCTGTGCGCCAGGGCATGAAGGATTCTTTTCATCATGTGGACGAAAGCCTGCGCACGGCCCTTCGGGCCGATATTCAGGCGACAGAAATTGATTCAGAACATCTGGAACAATTAATCCTGTGTAATGCCATCAGCCGGGAAGCCGGGGGCCAGAAAGCAGGGGCGGGTGCTTTGGAGATGGATCAGCGAGCCAAGGCAGCTGCGAAAAATTTTGATACCTATCTTGATGCACGCGCGATTGCTTTTGAAACCGCCACGGCAAATGATTACGCAGATATTCTTCTTCAGGCTTTTCCTGGCCTGGCCTCAGAAAATGCGCTGAAGTTCTCGAAAATTCTCCTCTGA
- a CDS encoding ATP-dependent 6-phosphofructokinase produces the protein MASEVRDKKRIGVLTSGGDCAGLNAVIRAIVHRGVTAYDWDIVGILRGTRGLMADPPESINLTLDMFQGEALRMGGTMIGTTSSGDPFAFPMPDGSIKDRSEEAIAGYKKLGLDALITIGGDGSLRILGKLAAQGGINMVGIPKTIDNDVAGTENAIGYITAVNVATEALDRLHTTAASHSRIMILEVMGRDAGHIALSAGIAGGADIILIPEIPYSLTSIVQKINDIEKTYGRNFALMVVAEGCQTETGEAVTIHNEQEKTRYGGIGHYLADQLASVTGRETRFNMLGHVQRGGTPATTDRVLGSAFGVRAVDLVHEGGFGRMVAWQNRKVVDIDLADVMTVTRKVDLEGDLVRTARGLDISFGDR, from the coding sequence GTGGCATCTGAGGTAAGAGATAAAAAGCGGATTGGGGTTCTGACCAGCGGTGGAGACTGCGCGGGGCTTAATGCCGTCATTCGTGCCATCGTGCACCGTGGGGTGACAGCGTATGACTGGGACATCGTCGGGATTCTTCGTGGCACACGCGGGCTTATGGCGGACCCACCCGAAAGCATCAACCTTACCCTCGACATGTTTCAAGGCGAAGCCCTTCGCATGGGGGGCACGATGATTGGCACGACGTCCAGCGGCGATCCCTTCGCTTTTCCGATGCCCGATGGCAGCATAAAAGACCGTTCCGAAGAGGCCATCGCTGGATATAAGAAGCTTGGCCTTGATGCGTTGATCACCATTGGCGGCGATGGGTCTTTGCGCATCCTGGGTAAATTGGCAGCCCAGGGTGGCATCAATATGGTGGGCATTCCAAAAACTATCGACAATGATGTTGCGGGGACAGAAAACGCCATTGGCTACATTACGGCGGTGAATGTTGCGACAGAGGCACTGGACCGGCTGCACACCACGGCCGCGTCCCATTCGCGGATCATGATTTTGGAAGTGATGGGCCGGGATGCCGGGCATATCGCCCTTTCTGCCGGGATCGCTGGTGGGGCGGACATCATTTTAATTCCTGAAATTCCGTATTCGCTTACATCAATCGTTCAAAAGATTAATGACATCGAAAAAACCTATGGCCGTAATTTTGCATTGATGGTGGTGGCAGAAGGCTGTCAGACCGAAACCGGCGAAGCAGTCACCATCCATAATGAGCAGGAAAAAACCCGGTATGGCGGGATCGGTCATTATCTTGCCGATCAGCTGGCCAGTGTAACCGGCCGCGAAACGCGGTTTAACATGCTGGGTCATGTGCAGCGTGGCGGCACCCCTGCAACCACGGATCGGGTTTTGGGGTCTGCCTTTGGGGTTCGTGCGGTGGATTTGGTACACGAGGGTGGCTTTGGGCGTATGGTCGCATGGCAAAATAGAAAGGTCGTGGATATTGATCTGGCCGATGTCATGACCGTGACCCGAAAGGTTGACCTTGAGGGTGATCTGGTGCGCACGGCCCGTGGGCTTGATATTTCTTTTGGAGACAGGTGA
- a CDS encoding GGDEF domain-containing protein: MRIGDSRPVRGTTGVARARGATPVGKDAGVAKTGAVGDTTSVLGIPEEEFTPKVRDAIMHLLEEVSALRQELQEGKARVSYLEKLADEDALVPVANRRAFVRELSRMLSFAQRYGGEVSVLYFDIDDMKQINDTLGHAGGDAAIMHIAKILSHGVRESDVVGRLGGDEFGAILVNASEKEAREKAESLAKAIAETPLNWNGQQVSMKISIGAYSLQGGEDASDMLEQADKAMYDKKSPTGRRA, translated from the coding sequence ATGCGAATCGGTGATTCACGACCAGTCAGAGGCACCACAGGCGTCGCGCGCGCGCGCGGTGCCACCCCTGTGGGAAAAGATGCAGGCGTTGCAAAGACAGGTGCCGTTGGGGATACAACATCGGTTCTGGGCATCCCAGAAGAAGAATTCACACCAAAGGTGCGCGATGCCATCATGCACCTTTTGGAAGAAGTCAGCGCCTTGCGTCAGGAATTACAAGAAGGCAAAGCGCGGGTCAGTTATCTTGAAAAACTGGCCGATGAAGATGCCTTGGTGCCGGTGGCAAATCGCCGGGCCTTTGTTCGCGAACTTTCCCGGATGCTGTCATTTGCCCAACGCTATGGCGGTGAGGTCAGCGTCTTGTATTTTGATATCGATGATATGAAGCAGATCAACGACACCCTCGGCCACGCTGGGGGGGATGCCGCCATTATGCATATTGCCAAAATACTAAGCCATGGGGTGCGCGAATCCGATGTCGTCGGACGCTTGGGCGGTGATGAATTTGGGGCAATTTTAGTCAATGCTTCGGAAAAAGAAGCCCGCGAAAAGGCTGAAAGTCTGGCCAAGGCCATTGCTGAGACGCCGCTAAACTGGAATGGCCAACAGGTCTCCATGAAAATTTCCATTGGGGCCTACTCCCTTCAAGGTGGCGAAGATGCCTCGGACATGTTGGAACAGGCCGATAAGGCCATGTACGACAAGAAATCCCCCACAGGTCGCAGGGCCTGA
- the purE gene encoding 5-(carboxyamino)imidazole ribonucleotide mutase encodes MATTTPPVAIVMGSQSDWATMRHCADTLKHLGIAHEVKIVSAHRTPSRLYEFARGAKDEGFQIIIAAAGGAAHLPGMAAAMTPLPVFGVPIRSKALKGMDSLLSIVQMPKGVPVGTLAIGEAGAVNAALLSASVLALNDDKIASALDAFRAEQTAAVALTPTDT; translated from the coding sequence ATGGCCACAACTACGCCACCTGTCGCCATCGTCATGGGCAGCCAGTCTGATTGGGCAACAATGCGCCATTGCGCAGACACCCTGAAGCATCTTGGGATTGCCCACGAGGTGAAGATCGTTTCCGCGCACCGGACACCATCGCGGCTTTATGAATTCGCGCGCGGGGCAAAAGACGAAGGCTTTCAAATCATCATTGCTGCCGCTGGGGGTGCCGCCCATCTGCCGGGCATGGCCGCCGCCATGACACCGCTGCCCGTGTTTGGCGTGCCCATCCGGTCCAAGGCCCTAAAGGGCATGGACAGTTTGCTGTCCATTGTCCAGATGCCCAAAGGGGTGCCTGTGGGAACCCTGGCCATCGGAGAAGCCGGTGCGGTGAATGCCGCATTGCTTTCGGCATCGGTATTGGCGCTGAACGATGACAAGATTGCATCTGCCCTTGATGCTTTCCGTGCCGAACAAACTGCAGCGGTAGCATTAACACCAACAGACACATAA
- a CDS encoding 5-(carboxyamino)imidazole ribonucleotide synthase: protein MNDIPFPPIYPGAAIGIIGGGQLGRMTALAAAQLGYRVHIYTPEAGSPAGQVATSETVAAYDDVKALGEFARSVDVVTFEFENIPAASAHEIVKHTPLRPAPHCLEITQDRVVEKTFLNKAGIATTPFAAVGSADELSTALETIGRPAVLKTATMGYDGKGQVRIGPDTDAADAWAQMGGDAGILEGFVDFDSEISVILARQGKEQSAVFDVVENRHVHHILDVTIAPAPIPPIKAIEATSIAEAVAEALDLVGLIAVEMFVTFDHKILVNEIAPRPHNSGHWTIDACITSQFEQFVRAICGLPLGNPARHSNAVMKNLIGDDVDHFDEMITDQNAKMHLYGKTEVRAGRKMGHVTRLYPLEAGKAPE from the coding sequence ATGAACGACATTCCTTTCCCTCCCATTTATCCGGGTGCCGCCATCGGTATCATTGGTGGCGGACAATTGGGCCGCATGACCGCACTGGCCGCCGCCCAGCTGGGCTACCGGGTTCATATCTACACCCCCGAAGCAGGCAGCCCGGCAGGTCAGGTCGCGACATCTGAAACCGTTGCCGCCTATGATGATGTTAAAGCCCTTGGTGAATTTGCCCGTTCCGTTGATGTGGTGACCTTTGAATTTGAAAACATTCCGGCCGCAAGCGCCCATGAAATTGTCAAACACACCCCCCTGCGCCCGGCACCCCATTGTCTGGAAATCACCCAGGACCGCGTGGTGGAAAAAACCTTTCTGAACAAAGCGGGCATTGCCACCACGCCGTTTGCCGCCGTTGGCTCTGCCGATGAACTGAGCACAGCCCTTGAAACCATCGGGCGGCCTGCGGTTTTGAAAACAGCCACCATGGGCTATGACGGCAAGGGCCAGGTGCGCATTGGTCCAGACACCGATGCAGCGGATGCATGGGCACAAATGGGCGGCGATGCCGGTATTCTTGAAGGCTTTGTGGATTTCGATAGCGAAATTTCCGTCATTCTGGCCCGTCAGGGAAAAGAACAATCGGCTGTTTTTGATGTGGTGGAAAACCGCCACGTCCATCACATTCTGGATGTCACCATTGCCCCCGCACCGATCCCCCCAATCAAAGCCATAGAAGCGACCTCAATCGCCGAGGCCGTTGCCGAAGCGCTGGATTTGGTGGGGTTAATTGCCGTGGAAATGTTTGTGACCTTTGATCACAAGATTTTGGTCAATGAAATCGCACCTAGGCCCCACAATTCCGGGCATTGGACCATTGATGCCTGCATCACCAGCCAGTTCGAACAATTCGTGCGCGCCATCTGTGGCTTGCCCCTTGGCAATCCGGCACGCCATTCCAACGCCGTGATGAAAAACCTGATTGGCGATGATGTCGATCATTTCGATGAGATGATCACCGATCAAAACGCCAAAATGCATCTTTATGGCAAAACAGAAGTCCGGGCCGGCCGCAAGATGGGCCACGTGACCAGGCTCTATCCGCTGGAAGCGGGCAAAGCCCCCGAATAA
- a CDS encoding COQ9 family protein, which translates to MSSSDNLANARQTILKATLPHVPFDGWSAKALAAGIQDAGLDATFSTLAFQGGIEEFSDYYTGLADQRMIDALNPETLEAMSVRGRIIHVITLRLQQCEPEREAVRALMVWLALPQNQIMGAKFFYATVDAMWRGIGDTSTDFNFYTKRATLAAVVAAVVLFWLGDETENFKATSDFLDRRIEDVMTIEKAKGKLRKVIKDLPDPFELLGRLREGRQDRRQ; encoded by the coding sequence ATGAGCAGTTCAGACAATCTTGCAAATGCGCGGCAAACCATCCTGAAGGCAACCCTGCCCCATGTGCCGTTTGACGGGTGGAGCGCCAAGGCGCTGGCCGCAGGCATTCAGGATGCGGGATTAGATGCCACGTTTTCGACCCTGGCATTTCAGGGCGGCATCGAAGAATTTTCTGACTATTACACAGGCCTTGCCGATCAACGGATGATCGATGCCCTTAACCCTGAAACGCTGGAAGCCATGAGTGTTCGGGGGCGCATCATTCACGTCATCACGTTGCGCCTGCAACAGTGCGAACCGGAACGCGAAGCCGTGCGCGCCCTTATGGTGTGGCTGGCATTGCCCCAAAACCAGATCATGGGCGCAAAGTTTTTCTACGCCACGGTCGATGCCATGTGGCGGGGCATTGGCGACACATCCACAGATTTTAATTTTTATACCAAGCGCGCAACCCTGGCCGCCGTGGTGGCGGCAGTGGTGTTGTTCTGGCTGGGGGATGAAACCGAAAATTTCAAAGCAACCAGCGATTTTCTGGATCGGCGCATCGAAGATGTCATGACCATTGAAAAGGCCAAGGGAAAGCTGCGCAAGGTGATCAAAGACCTGCCGGACCCCTTTGAATTGCTGGGCCGGTTGCGCGAAGGCCGCCAGGACAGGCGCCAATAA
- the def gene encoding peptide deformylase — protein sequence MAILKIARMGNPILRERAQEVEDPKAPAVHALVRDMAETLVDARGAGLAAPQVYVPYRVVIFYIPQSDEEEYSPPTEEYTEEPVRNLEVLINPVIEPIGDEKAFGWEGCLSVPDMQGIVPRFTHIRYSGVGLDGNPIKREAKGFHARVLQHECDHLDGVLYPMQITDLRLFGFNEEFERNPLRLESEEDEADSGAS from the coding sequence ATGGCTATTTTGAAAATCGCCCGGATGGGCAACCCAATTTTACGTGAACGGGCCCAAGAGGTCGAAGACCCCAAGGCCCCCGCTGTCCACGCGCTGGTGCGCGATATGGCGGAAACCCTTGTCGACGCCCGGGGTGCCGGCCTTGCGGCTCCTCAGGTCTATGTGCCCTACCGGGTGGTGATTTTTTACATTCCCCAAAGTGATGAGGAAGAATACAGCCCGCCCACAGAGGAATACACCGAAGAACCGGTCAGGAACCTGGAAGTTCTGATTAATCCGGTGATCGAGCCCATTGGCGATGAAAAGGCATTCGGCTGGGAAGGCTGTCTTTCGGTGCCAGACATGCAGGGCATTGTGCCGCGTTTTACCCATATCCGTTATTCCGGGGTGGGCCTTGATGGCAACCCCATCAAACGCGAAGCAAAGGGGTTTCATGCCCGGGTGCTCCAGCATGAATGCGATCATCTGGACGGGGTTTTATATCCCATGCAGATCACCGATCTCAGGCTATTTGGATTCAATGAAGAATTTGAACGCAATCCCTTGCGCCTTGAATCCGAAGAAGATGAAGCCGATAGCGGAGCCAGCTAA
- a CDS encoding 30S ribosomal protein S21, translated as MLVTVKDNNVDQALRALKKKMQREGVYREMKMRRSFEKPSEKRAREKAEAVRRHRKLMRKRMEREGY; from the coding sequence GTGCTCGTAACCGTTAAAGATAACAACGTTGATCAGGCGCTGCGCGCCCTCAAGAAAAAAATGCAGCGTGAAGGCGTCTACCGCGAAATGAAAATGCGCCGCAGCTTCGAAAAACCATCCGAAAAGCGCGCACGCGAAAAGGCAGAAGCCGTTCGCCGCCACCGCAAGCTCATGCGCAAGCGCATGGAACGCGAAGGATACTAG